Proteins from a genomic interval of Salinarchaeum sp. Harcht-Bsk1:
- a CDS encoding DoxX family protein, whose translation MRSTLRTGTTALTTAIAIFLASTPVAAHVRYTAPSNGSVSPAELFVNVVTDPFNAALLGGGALAVGIAALAYLRFLPFRRDISVFREAVAEYRDLLPWLLRLSFGLPLVGAGFAGYFVSPAVEPAGSVLPAAARLFQIGLGFALLFGLGTRVVAAIGLATYAVATVFEPQLLLAFEYVPGFVAIVLLGSGRPSADEVLEVVASAEGTVYGRIDPVHRLTGSVRARVGPYQRFVPTVIRVGIGLNFAYLGLIEKLLTPGQALAVVDKYDLTAVVPVDPGLWVVGAGLVEIALGIVLIVGAFTRAGSLVALLMFTLTLFALPDDPVLAHISLFGLASTLLVTGAGPYSLDRWIGERFTTPSAGRDGRIPKEDADLAGD comes from the coding sequence ATGCGATCGACCCTCCGGACGGGAACGACTGCGCTGACCACGGCCATCGCAATCTTCCTCGCGAGCACGCCGGTGGCCGCCCACGTTCGCTACACGGCGCCGAGCAACGGGTCCGTGTCGCCGGCCGAACTCTTCGTGAACGTCGTCACCGATCCCTTCAACGCGGCGCTCCTCGGCGGGGGCGCGCTGGCCGTCGGGATAGCGGCACTCGCCTACCTCCGATTCCTCCCGTTCCGGCGCGATATTTCGGTCTTCCGCGAGGCGGTCGCGGAGTACCGGGACCTCCTCCCCTGGCTGCTCCGATTGAGCTTCGGGCTGCCGCTGGTCGGCGCCGGGTTCGCGGGCTACTTCGTCAGCCCCGCTGTCGAACCGGCCGGATCGGTCCTCCCCGCGGCGGCCCGGCTGTTCCAGATCGGCCTCGGCTTCGCACTGCTGTTCGGACTCGGAACGCGCGTCGTCGCGGCGATCGGACTGGCGACCTACGCCGTCGCGACGGTCTTCGAGCCCCAGCTCCTGCTCGCTTTCGAGTACGTCCCCGGCTTCGTCGCGATCGTGCTCCTCGGGAGCGGCCGACCGAGTGCCGACGAAGTGCTGGAGGTCGTCGCCTCCGCGGAGGGAACCGTCTACGGCCGGATCGACCCCGTGCATCGGCTGACGGGATCCGTCCGCGCTCGCGTCGGTCCGTACCAGCGCTTCGTCCCGACGGTGATCCGGGTCGGTATCGGCCTCAACTTCGCCTACCTCGGCCTGATCGAGAAGCTGCTGACGCCCGGGCAGGCGCTCGCCGTCGTCGACAAGTACGACCTGACCGCCGTCGTGCCGGTCGATCCAGGCCTCTGGGTGGTCGGGGCCGGGCTCGTCGAGATCGCGCTGGGGATCGTGCTGATCGTCGGCGCGTTCACCCGGGCGGGCTCGCTGGTCGCACTCCTGATGTTCACGCTCACGCTGTTCGCACTGCCGGACGATCCGGTGCTCGCGCACATCTCGCTGTTCGGGCTCGCTTCGACCTTGCTCGTGACGGGTGCGGGACCGTACTCGCTGGACCGCTGGATCGGCGAGCGCTTCACGACGCCGTCGGCGGGTCGCGACGGGAGGATCCCGAAAGAGGACGCCGATCTAGCGGGCGATTGA
- a CDS encoding PAS domain-containing sensor histidine kinase, producing MPAEALSEDENFRTLLDHLEGVAIWIISEPPEFEYVSAGIEDIWGVPAAELESSVLRMIEYIHEDDQEQLLELLDSPDAELEEMTVQHRVVRPDDEVRWVQGRLFPIEEQGVVKVVGASTDITEQKRRERQLEALNRVVRHDIRNDMAIMLGWAEMLDEHLDPAGREHLEKILTSGDHVVELTKIARDYIETLTSDEELPVSATALQPVLEREVTLCRQSYPDAEVAVGDVPDVEVTGNAMLQSVFRNLLNNAVQHNDRATPSVEVTAVEHEETVAIAIADDGPGIPDQLRSSLFDKGWKDVGSQGSGIGLYLVDLLVDQFGGDVRVEDRDPRGTIFTVELPLAPRL from the coding sequence ATGCCCGCAGAGGCGCTGAGCGAGGACGAAAACTTCCGGACGCTCCTGGACCACCTCGAGGGGGTGGCGATCTGGATCATCTCCGAACCGCCGGAATTCGAGTACGTCAGCGCTGGCATCGAGGACATCTGGGGCGTGCCGGCCGCAGAACTGGAATCGAGCGTCCTCCGCATGATCGAGTACATCCACGAGGACGACCAGGAGCAGCTCCTCGAGTTGCTCGACAGTCCGGATGCGGAGCTAGAGGAGATGACAGTGCAACACCGCGTCGTCCGACCGGACGACGAGGTGCGGTGGGTCCAGGGCAGGCTGTTCCCGATCGAGGAGCAGGGCGTCGTGAAGGTCGTCGGCGCGTCGACGGACATCACCGAGCAGAAGCGGCGGGAGCGCCAGCTCGAGGCACTCAATCGGGTCGTCCGACACGACATCCGCAACGACATGGCCATCATGCTAGGCTGGGCGGAGATGCTCGACGAACACCTCGATCCAGCCGGCCGGGAGCACCTCGAGAAGATCCTGACCTCCGGCGACCACGTCGTGGAACTCACCAAGATCGCCAGGGACTACATCGAGACGCTGACCTCGGACGAGGAGTTGCCCGTCTCGGCCACCGCGTTGCAGCCAGTGCTCGAACGGGAAGTGACGCTCTGCCGGCAGTCCTACCCCGACGCGGAGGTCGCGGTCGGCGACGTGCCCGACGTCGAGGTGACGGGAAACGCGATGTTGCAGTCCGTCTTTCGCAATCTGTTGAACAACGCCGTCCAGCACAACGATCGCGCCACCCCGTCGGTCGAGGTCACCGCAGTCGAGCACGAGGAAACGGTCGCAATCGCCATCGCCGACGACGGCCCCGGCATTCCAGACCAACTGCGATCGTCCCTGTTCGACAAGGGTTGGAAGGACGTCGGGAGCCAGGGAAGCGGCATCGGGCTCTATCTCGTGGACCTGCTCGTCGACCAGTTCGGCGGCGACGTTCGCGTCGAGGACCGTGACCCGCGTGGAACGATCTTCACCGTCGAACTCCCGCTGGCACCGCGATTGTAG
- a CDS encoding ABC transporter ATP-binding protein: protein MTAIRAETVSKRYGSVTALDRVDLTVEAGEIFGFLGQNGAGKSTMINILLDFVRPTQGQVEIFGHDCHRESVSARRRMGVLPEGYDVYDRLTARQHIRFAMESKDADGDPMELLDRVGIADAADRQAGGFSKGMAQRLVLGMALVGDPDLLLLDEPTSGLDPNGAVTLREIIREENERGTTVFFSSHILEQVEAVCDRVGILHEGALVAIDTVEGLRSSAGGGTKLSITVADLDVVDLGVVEGIEGVESAWLEAAEDRVDVTCSNDAKMDVLVALDDVGVDVVNFETEEPSLEDLFVEYTGGHD, encoded by the coding sequence GTGACAGCCATTCGCGCCGAAACCGTGTCCAAGCGGTACGGTTCGGTCACGGCGCTCGATCGAGTCGATCTCACCGTCGAAGCGGGAGAGATATTCGGCTTCCTGGGGCAGAACGGCGCCGGGAAGTCGACGATGATCAATATCCTGCTCGACTTCGTCCGACCCACGCAGGGCCAGGTCGAAATCTTCGGCCACGATTGCCACCGAGAGAGCGTGTCTGCGCGACGCCGGATGGGCGTCTTGCCGGAGGGATACGACGTGTACGATCGACTCACCGCTCGCCAGCACATTCGCTTCGCGATGGAGTCGAAAGATGCTGATGGAGACCCGATGGAACTTCTCGATCGCGTCGGAATTGCAGACGCTGCGGACCGCCAGGCCGGCGGATTCTCGAAGGGGATGGCACAACGCCTGGTCCTGGGGATGGCGCTCGTCGGCGACCCGGACTTGCTGCTCCTCGACGAGCCAACGAGCGGTCTCGACCCGAACGGCGCGGTCACACTCCGTGAGATCATCCGCGAGGAGAACGAGCGCGGCACGACTGTGTTCTTCTCCAGTCACATTCTCGAGCAAGTCGAAGCAGTCTGTGACAGGGTCGGCATTCTCCACGAGGGAGCACTCGTCGCGATCGACACTGTCGAGGGGCTCCGATCGTCGGCAGGCGGCGGCACGAAGCTATCGATTACCGTCGCTGACCTCGATGTCGTGGACCTGGGCGTCGTCGAAGGGATCGAAGGCGTCGAATCTGCCTGGCTCGAGGCCGCCGAGGACCGCGTCGACGTGACCTGTTCGAACGACGCGAAGATGGACGTCCTCGTGGCGCTAGACGACGTCGGAGTCGACGTCGTCAACTTCGAGACGGAGGAACCGTCGCTCGAGGATCTCTTCGTCGAGTACACTGGTGGACACGATTGA
- a CDS encoding ABC transporter permease yields the protein MTWQTIAKKDVRAVGDSRLFRYVLGFVVFAYLVGGYLVPTVIDSPATADLPRYVSTAVTLLVPLTAILLGYKAIVDERASGRLVLLLSLPHSRRDVLVGTFVGRALVLVGTLVAGVAVATALVAYPFGSFQPVDFLVYLGATILLGLAFLSIALAISAFTESSSIATAVAFGVFFLFVVVWSELRILFRLGLDSLGMGSDELPAWALFVHGLEPSACYERVVGGFVEHSTTGMYLHPDAPWYLGEEVALVALVAWVILPVTMGYVRFRGSDL from the coding sequence ATGACCTGGCAGACGATCGCGAAGAAAGACGTTCGTGCGGTCGGTGACTCGCGACTGTTCCGCTACGTGCTCGGGTTCGTCGTCTTCGCCTACCTCGTCGGCGGGTACCTCGTGCCGACCGTGATCGATTCGCCGGCCACGGCCGATTTACCGAGGTACGTCTCGACAGCCGTGACCCTGCTCGTGCCCCTGACCGCTATACTCCTCGGATACAAGGCGATCGTCGACGAGCGAGCCTCGGGACGGCTCGTACTCCTGTTGAGTTTGCCGCATAGCCGCCGCGACGTCCTCGTTGGCACGTTCGTCGGCCGCGCTCTCGTGCTCGTCGGGACGCTGGTCGCGGGCGTCGCCGTCGCGACAGCGCTGGTCGCCTACCCCTTCGGATCGTTCCAGCCAGTGGACTTTCTGGTGTATCTCGGCGCGACGATCCTCCTCGGGTTGGCGTTTCTCAGTATCGCCCTGGCAATATCGGCGTTCACCGAATCGAGTTCGATCGCTACCGCCGTCGCCTTCGGGGTCTTCTTCCTCTTCGTCGTGGTCTGGTCGGAGCTGCGGATCCTCTTCCGACTCGGCCTCGACTCTCTCGGGATGGGGAGTGACGAACTCCCGGCCTGGGCACTGTTCGTACACGGTCTCGAGCCGAGTGCTTGCTACGAACGAGTCGTCGGTGGATTCGTCGAACACTCCACCACTGGGATGTACCTCCACCCCGACGCTCCATGGTATCTCGGCGAGGAGGTAGCGTTGGTCGCGCTCGTCGCGTGGGTGATTCTGCCCGTCACGATGGGGTACGTTCGTTTCCGGGGGTCCGACCTGTGA
- a CDS encoding ABC transporter permease subunit, whose amino-acid sequence MTWIAIARKDVFDAARSKSIWILAGVFLVTFVGVAFAIPRLGEPEFEVFLELSASVVVVLVPFAGIATGYKAIVGERESGTVALLLSLPHARHDVTIGKVVGRSLVVAGPIVLGLVAAAVVVLVRYPTFEPLRYALFVLATLAYGVTFLSIATGLSMTTRSSRRVTGGAFGAYVLLVMFWNQVVDLLVVVLWRFRPRALADPPTWAEFATFANPRVTYTYLVGDVLGAGGGPPATEIGTEWFVSPAGGVMVLLAWIVVPLLLGHRRFVRADL is encoded by the coding sequence GTGACCTGGATCGCGATCGCTCGGAAGGACGTCTTCGACGCCGCCCGATCGAAGAGCATCTGGATCCTGGCCGGCGTGTTCCTCGTCACGTTCGTTGGCGTTGCGTTTGCGATCCCCCGGCTCGGAGAGCCCGAATTCGAGGTGTTTCTCGAACTCAGTGCTAGTGTCGTCGTAGTACTCGTTCCGTTCGCGGGGATCGCCACGGGCTACAAAGCCATCGTCGGCGAACGGGAATCCGGGACCGTCGCACTCCTCCTGTCGCTGCCCCACGCCCGCCACGACGTGACGATCGGCAAAGTCGTCGGACGGAGTCTGGTCGTCGCCGGACCGATCGTGCTCGGTCTCGTCGCCGCTGCAGTGGTCGTGCTCGTCCGCTATCCGACCTTCGAACCGCTCCGGTACGCGCTCTTCGTGCTAGCAACGCTCGCTTACGGTGTCACCTTCCTCTCGATCGCGACCGGCCTCTCGATGACGACGAGGTCGTCGCGACGAGTGACAGGTGGCGCCTTCGGGGCGTACGTCCTCCTGGTCATGTTCTGGAATCAGGTCGTCGACCTCCTCGTCGTCGTCCTGTGGCGCTTCAGACCTCGCGCCCTCGCCGATCCACCCACGTGGGCGGAGTTTGCGACGTTCGCCAATCCGCGCGTCACGTACACCTACCTCGTCGGTGACGTACTCGGTGCCGGTGGCGGCCCACCTGCCACAGAGATCGGGACCGAGTGGTTCGTTTCCCCCGCTGGTGGGGTGATGGTGTTGCTCGCCTGGATCGTCGTTCCCCTGCTACTCGGGCACCGACGGTTCGTGCGCGCTGATCTGTGA
- a CDS encoding PAS domain S-box protein, which translates to MEHALESVLLEYSQDKVIVVDEDGRLRYANEAAERILGYDPDVLVGTNAFDLVHPADLEETREIFDSVIEAPEPTTETHRYRVRAADDSIVWLESRFSNVTDDAIGGYVISSRDVTEQIETERERKAAEDRLTEIAGTVGDVLWMFDDDWTELLFVNPAYEDVYGAPTETVMNDPSTFLKAIHPEDRDRVRAAMERMSDGESVEIEYRVNREREYDRWVWVQGEPILKHGDVVRIVGFARDVTDRRRRERQLAVMDNLLRHNLRNDMSVIVGNAEMISTEGDDTSAERAEIIRTQGRELVESAEKQREIIELLTTPAVPTALDLAETVAAGTELVAKRHPGVTVDADVPAGLAVEALGELRLAFAELVENAIEHVPNDDPTISVTAERTDDDVVVVVTDECPPIPEVEYRVLTGDWIMDDVYHTSGLGLWLVYWVVDLSDGEIEFSQCDSGGNTIQIQLPTAAPESVD; encoded by the coding sequence ATGGAGCATGCCCTCGAGTCCGTCCTCCTCGAGTACTCGCAGGACAAGGTCATCGTGGTGGACGAGGACGGGCGGCTCCGCTACGCGAACGAGGCTGCCGAACGTATCCTCGGATACGATCCGGACGTGCTCGTCGGGACCAACGCGTTCGACCTCGTTCACCCCGCCGACCTCGAGGAAACCCGCGAGATATTCGACAGTGTCATCGAGGCCCCGGAGCCGACGACGGAGACGCACCGCTACCGCGTCCGCGCTGCGGACGATTCGATCGTCTGGCTCGAGAGCCGCTTTTCGAACGTCACCGACGACGCCATCGGCGGGTACGTCATTAGCTCGCGTGACGTCACCGAACAGATCGAGACCGAACGCGAACGCAAGGCTGCCGAGGATCGACTCACCGAGATCGCCGGAACCGTTGGCGACGTCCTGTGGATGTTCGACGACGACTGGACGGAACTGCTCTTCGTCAACCCTGCGTACGAGGACGTCTACGGGGCGCCGACTGAAACGGTGATGAACGATCCCTCGACGTTCCTGAAGGCGATCCACCCCGAGGACCGGGATCGTGTTCGAGCGGCGATGGAACGGATGAGCGACGGTGAATCGGTCGAAATCGAGTACCGGGTCAACCGGGAGCGAGAGTACGATCGCTGGGTCTGGGTCCAGGGCGAGCCCATCCTGAAACACGGTGACGTCGTCAGGATCGTCGGCTTCGCTCGCGACGTGACGGATCGGCGCCGTCGGGAGCGCCAGCTAGCGGTCATGGACAATCTCCTGCGACACAATCTCCGCAACGACATGTCGGTGATCGTTGGTAACGCCGAGATGATATCGACGGAGGGTGACGATACCTCGGCCGAACGCGCGGAGATCATCCGCACGCAGGGCCGGGAACTCGTCGAAAGTGCGGAGAAGCAACGCGAGATCATCGAACTCCTCACGACCCCTGCCGTGCCCACGGCCCTCGACCTGGCGGAGACCGTAGCGGCTGGGACCGAACTCGTCGCGAAACGCCATCCGGGCGTGACGGTCGACGCCGACGTACCTGCGGGACTCGCAGTGGAGGCGCTCGGCGAGCTCCGGCTCGCCTTCGCCGAACTCGTCGAGAACGCCATCGAGCACGTCCCGAACGACGATCCCACGATCAGCGTGACGGCCGAGCGAACTGACGATGACGTCGTGGTCGTCGTCACGGACGAGTGCCCACCGATCCCGGAGGTCGAGTACCGCGTTCTCACGGGCGACTGGATCATGGACGACGTCTATCACACCTCGGGCCTGGGCCTCTGGCTCGTCTACTGGGTCGTCGACCTCTCCGACGGCGAGATCGAGTTCTCCCAGTGTGACTCCGGCGGAAACACGATCCAGATCCAGCTTCCGACGGCCGCCCCCGAGTCGGTCGATTGA
- a CDS encoding Rieske 2Fe-2S domain-containing protein, with translation MAAEPTLTTVDHVHEEGSFLFTVADDYGVTQEVILVPCEDGVEAWHNRCTHEDFKLDRGFGVIYREGEIVCAKHGSTFGTCSGFCDNGDAKDTTLPSVEVACEDGDVVLVDDGYTFLHEGAEDDDDGDDVPGSTSNVGF, from the coding sequence ATGGCCGCGGAACCGACCTTGACGACGGTCGACCACGTTCACGAGGAGGGCTCCTTCCTGTTCACCGTCGCCGACGACTACGGCGTCACACAGGAGGTCATCCTCGTTCCCTGTGAGGACGGCGTGGAAGCCTGGCACAACCGCTGCACCCACGAGGACTTCAAACTCGACCGCGGGTTCGGCGTGATCTATCGCGAGGGGGAGATCGTCTGTGCGAAACACGGGTCGACGTTCGGCACGTGTTCGGGATTCTGCGACAACGGCGACGCGAAGGACACCACCCTTCCGAGCGTGGAGGTCGCGTGCGAGGACGGCGACGTCGTCCTGGTCGACGACGGGTACACGTTTCTGCACGAGGGCGCCGAGGACGATGACGACGGCGACGACGTGCCCGGGTCCACGTCAAACGTCGGCTTTTGA
- a CDS encoding long-chain fatty acid--CoA ligase — translation MDRLETERSVSDRITTMTTLPVMLENTADEYSDRQAQGYKGGIYDRSLAPTAISAPPPDDYETLTYDEMRQVVRRLAAGFRSLGLAPDDRVGIFADTRLEWAQSDFAILAAGGVVTTVYESSSPDQVRYLLDDPGASGVVVENQQLLERVLEVEDDLALEWIVSMDELDDRYDERDDVYELVDVFERCREAFDEATYQSWLDERDPDDLASLVYTSGTTGQPKGVRLSHRNFRANVNQVHRRQGKRSDKHYSVPVIDRTTRTVSYLPLAHVFERLAGHFEIFAVGGTVCYAESPDTLRDDFGLFEPTTATSVPRVYEKMYDAIREQASESAAKKRIFDWATGVAREYHEADRPGLTTRGRYWLADKLVFSDVRDALGGNVEMLVSGGGTLSEELCTLYHGMGLPILEGYGLTEAAPVVTSNPAEEVKIGTIGPPLVDVDVKIDTSVVLDAEVTDVFGETGELLIKGPNVTDGYWNMPDATERAFTDDGYLRTGDIVTKRPDDYLTFHERSKQLLVLRTGKNVAPAPIEDAFVDSQIVEQAMVVGDDRKYVGALLVPNLDAIRSWAESNGEDLPADDQALCQHDVARERVQEEVDRINEGFEPHEQIGDFRLVPTEFTEENGLMTPTLKKRRSTIQERFESLIEDIYASDTTEANAPRTD, via the coding sequence ATGGACCGGCTGGAGACCGAACGATCGGTGAGCGATCGCATCACGACGATGACGACCCTCCCGGTGATGCTGGAGAACACCGCCGACGAGTATTCGGATCGCCAGGCGCAGGGCTACAAGGGTGGGATCTACGACCGCTCGCTCGCACCAACCGCCATCTCTGCGCCGCCGCCCGACGACTACGAGACCCTGACCTACGACGAGATGCGACAGGTCGTCCGGCGACTCGCTGCAGGCTTTCGATCACTCGGACTTGCACCGGACGATCGCGTCGGCATCTTCGCCGATACGCGCCTGGAGTGGGCCCAGTCCGACTTCGCAATTCTCGCTGCGGGCGGCGTCGTCACGACTGTCTACGAGAGTTCGTCGCCGGACCAGGTCCGCTACCTCCTCGACGATCCCGGTGCATCCGGCGTCGTCGTCGAGAACCAGCAGCTCCTGGAGCGAGTCCTCGAGGTCGAGGACGACCTGGCCCTCGAGTGGATCGTATCGATGGACGAACTCGACGACCGGTACGACGAGCGAGACGACGTCTACGAACTCGTCGACGTGTTCGAGCGCTGTCGTGAGGCGTTCGACGAGGCCACCTACCAGTCCTGGCTCGACGAACGCGATCCTGACGACCTGGCGAGTCTCGTCTACACCTCGGGAACGACCGGGCAACCGAAGGGCGTCCGCCTTTCCCACCGGAACTTCCGGGCGAACGTGAACCAGGTCCACCGTCGGCAGGGCAAGCGATCGGACAAGCATTACTCGGTCCCGGTCATCGACCGGACGACGCGCACGGTTTCCTACCTCCCGCTTGCACACGTGTTCGAACGGCTCGCTGGGCACTTCGAAATCTTCGCCGTCGGGGGGACGGTCTGTTACGCCGAGAGCCCGGACACGCTGCGGGACGACTTTGGCCTCTTCGAGCCGACGACTGCGACGAGCGTGCCCCGCGTCTACGAGAAGATGTACGACGCGATCCGCGAGCAGGCCTCAGAGTCCGCGGCGAAGAAGCGGATTTTCGACTGGGCCACGGGCGTGGCCCGCGAGTATCACGAGGCCGATCGCCCGGGCCTCACCACTCGTGGCCGCTACTGGCTCGCGGACAAACTCGTCTTCTCCGACGTCCGTGACGCGCTCGGCGGCAACGTCGAGATGCTGGTCAGCGGTGGTGGCACGCTCTCCGAGGAACTCTGCACGCTCTATCACGGGATGGGGCTGCCGATCCTGGAGGGGTACGGGCTGACGGAGGCAGCACCGGTCGTCACCTCCAACCCGGCCGAAGAGGTCAAGATCGGGACGATCGGCCCACCACTCGTCGACGTCGACGTGAAGATCGACACGTCCGTCGTGCTCGACGCGGAGGTGACCGACGTCTTCGGCGAGACCGGGGAGTTGCTCATCAAGGGCCCGAACGTCACAGACGGTTACTGGAACATGCCCGATGCGACGGAGCGAGCGTTCACCGACGACGGGTACCTTCGGACGGGCGACATTGTCACCAAGCGACCGGACGACTACCTCACCTTCCACGAGCGGAGCAAGCAGTTGCTCGTGCTCCGCACCGGGAAGAACGTCGCTCCCGCACCGATCGAGGACGCGTTCGTCGACAGTCAGATCGTCGAGCAGGCGATGGTCGTCGGCGACGATCGCAAGTACGTCGGTGCGTTGCTGGTACCGAACCTCGACGCGATTCGAAGTTGGGCAGAGAGCAACGGAGAAGACCTCCCCGCCGACGATCAGGCACTCTGCCAGCACGACGTCGCCAGGGAGCGCGTGCAGGAGGAGGTGGATCGGATCAACGAGGGGTTCGAACCACACGAGCAGATCGGCGACTTCCGGCTCGTTCCGACGGAGTTCACCGAGGAGAACGGCCTCATGACGCCGACGCTGAAGAAGCGCCGGTCCACGATCCAGGAGCGGTTCGAGTCGCTGATCGAGGACATCTACGCGTCCGATACGACCGAAGCGAACGCACCGCGAACGGACTGA
- a CDS encoding O-methyltransferase, producing the protein MTLLSDDIARFVRATGPEPDDVLEEMDEYAEEHGFPHVGSALGGWLQFLARMVDAEHVFEFGSGYGYSAYWFARALPDDGRIVCTEIDEDEIEMGREYLARGGFGDVVSYEHGDAVEIVDRYDGPFDVVLIDHQKHRYAEAFEAVRDKVAPGGIVVADNVMTGGTIDFDALLEAWHGEEPLASDDEMTRGIDEYLHTVRDDPAFETTVLPLGEGLSVSHREQ; encoded by the coding sequence ATGACGCTTCTATCAGACGACATCGCACGCTTCGTCCGCGCAACCGGTCCGGAGCCAGACGACGTGCTCGAGGAGATGGACGAGTACGCCGAGGAACACGGCTTTCCCCACGTCGGGTCGGCCCTGGGTGGGTGGCTCCAGTTCCTCGCCCGGATGGTCGACGCCGAGCACGTCTTCGAGTTCGGGTCCGGCTACGGCTACTCCGCGTACTGGTTCGCGCGAGCACTGCCCGACGACGGGCGGATCGTCTGCACCGAGATCGACGAGGACGAGATCGAGATGGGCCGGGAGTACCTCGCTCGCGGCGGCTTTGGAGACGTCGTTTCCTACGAGCACGGCGACGCCGTCGAGATCGTCGATCGCTACGACGGGCCCTTCGACGTCGTCCTCATCGACCACCAGAAGCACCGCTACGCCGAGGCGTTCGAGGCCGTCCGCGACAAGGTGGCTCCAGGCGGCATCGTCGTCGCCGACAACGTCATGACGGGCGGCACGATCGACTTCGACGCGCTGCTCGAGGCGTGGCACGGCGAGGAGCCGCTGGCGAGCGACGACGAGATGACGCGGGGCATCGACGAGTACCTGCACACCGTCCGCGACGATCCCGCCTTCGAGACCACGGTCCTGCCGCTCGGCGAGGGGCTCTCGGTGAGTCACCGCGAGCAGTAA
- a CDS encoding archemetzincin-like protein translates to MAPPERDGDPEVLPVGDVEPFAVVEVQQAIERTFDLTMTQRQPLELPVADAGGIREQYDVESLLDEIDDVATAGPTVAVTDADLLADGREHILGVNRLPGSTLVLSTNRLETRDRQRFRERLRKEALHLVATMYLVDHCVGDPTDWSDCVHQYTPSVSELDETSESFCPACREALDEYLL, encoded by the coding sequence GTGGCTCCACCAGAACGCGACGGCGATCCCGAAGTGCTCCCCGTCGGCGACGTGGAGCCGTTCGCGGTCGTGGAAGTCCAGCAGGCGATCGAACGGACGTTCGACCTCACCATGACCCAGCGACAGCCCCTGGAACTCCCCGTCGCGGACGCTGGTGGAATTCGCGAACAGTACGACGTGGAGAGCCTGCTCGACGAAATCGACGACGTAGCGACAGCCGGGCCCACGGTCGCCGTCACCGACGCCGACCTCCTCGCCGACGGCCGCGAGCACATCCTCGGCGTCAATCGGCTGCCAGGCTCGACGCTCGTCCTCTCGACGAACCGCCTCGAGACGCGTGATCGGCAACGATTCCGGGAGCGCCTCCGCAAAGAGGCACTCCACCTCGTCGCGACGATGTACCTCGTGGACCACTGTGTCGGCGATCCGACCGACTGGAGCGACTGCGTGCATCAGTACACCCCGAGCGTGTCGGAACTCGACGAGACGTCGGAGTCCTTCTGTCCCGCCTGTCGGGAGGCACTCGACGAGTATCTGCTCTGA
- a CDS encoding ABC transporter permease, protein MWSVGGRTLFKREVQRFVRRPKNTFMPPAITNVLYFAVFGVVLGGRIDEIAGFPYIQFILPGLIVLGAISNAFENASFSIFHGRWNEYIDEPLTSPLSYTEIVAAYVGASALRGLLVGIIIAGVGRLFAPISVRHGAVLVVTMVVICVLFAGLGMIGGLFARDFDDLTVMNQFILRPLVFFGAVFYSLDVLPDLWRTVSLLNPMVYMVDTIRYGLLGYSDLTPAVSVVVLVGVTSAVLTIDVLLVRRGVGLTD, encoded by the coding sequence ATGTGGTCCGTCGGCGGTCGCACGCTGTTCAAGCGGGAGGTCCAGCGGTTCGTGCGCCGGCCCAAGAACACTTTCATGCCGCCGGCAATCACGAATGTGCTCTACTTCGCGGTGTTCGGGGTGGTACTCGGCGGTCGGATCGACGAGATCGCTGGCTTTCCCTACATCCAGTTCATCCTGCCAGGTCTGATCGTGCTCGGGGCCATCTCGAACGCCTTCGAGAACGCCTCCTTCTCGATCTTCCACGGCCGGTGGAACGAGTACATCGACGAGCCACTCACGTCGCCGCTGTCCTACACCGAAATCGTCGCGGCGTACGTCGGTGCGAGCGCGCTCCGCGGATTGCTCGTCGGCATCATCATTGCCGGCGTCGGTCGACTGTTCGCTCCGATCTCGGTACGCCACGGTGCGGTGCTCGTGGTGACCATGGTCGTCATCTGCGTGCTCTTCGCAGGCCTCGGGATGATCGGTGGGCTGTTCGCACGGGACTTCGACGACCTCACGGTCATGAACCAGTTCATTCTCCGGCCGCTCGTGTTCTTCGGGGCCGTCTTCTACTCGCTCGACGTGCTACCCGACCTCTGGCGAACGGTCTCGTTGCTCAACCCGATGGTCTACATGGTGGATACGATCCGGTACGGGCTGCTGGGCTACTCGGATCTCACGCCTGCCGTCTCCGTCGTCGTGCTGGTCGGCGTGACGAGCGCCGTACTGACTATCGACGTACTTCTCGTCAGGAGAGGCGTGGGTCTGACGGATTGA